The proteins below come from a single Camelus bactrianus isolate YW-2024 breed Bactrian camel chromosome 2, ASM4877302v1, whole genome shotgun sequence genomic window:
- the IDUA gene encoding alpha-L-iduronidase isoform X6, whose protein sequence is MRPPRPRAALLPLLVALLAASPAAAEAPHLVRVDAARALRPLRPFWRSTGFCPPLPHSQADQYDLSWDQQLNLAYVGAVPHGGIQQVRTHWMLDLVTARRSAGHGLSYNFTHLDRYLDLLRENQLLPARYGLKHVSKWNFETWNEPDHHDFDNVSMTLQGFLNYYDACSEGLRAASPALRLGGPGDSFHPPPGSPLCWGLLGHCHNGTNFFTGEVGVRLDYISLHKKGAGSSIRILEQEVAVVGQIQRLFPKFTDTPIYNDEADPLVGWSLPQPWRADVTYAAMVVKVIAQHQNLLVANTSSAVRYALLSNDNAFLSYHPHPFSQRTLTARFQVNNTRPPHVQLLRKPVLTAMALLALLDGEQLWAEVSQAGMVLDSNHTVGVLASTHRPTGPADTWRATVLVYASNDTHAHPNRSVTLTLRLHGVPPGPASGSAGLVFVTFYMDNWSCSPHREWQRLGRPVFPSVEQFQRMRAAEDPVAVTPRPFPTSGQLTLSPELPLPSLLLVHVCARPQEPPGQVTRLRALPLTRGQLLLVWSDVRVGSKCLWTYEIQFSPDGGAYAPISRKPSTFNLFVFSPDGAVVSGSYRVRAVDYWARPGPFSSSVQYLEVPAP, encoded by the exons ATgcgccccccgcgcccccgcgcCGCGCTGCTTCCGCTCCTGGTCGCGCTTCTGGCCGCGTCTCCAGCGGCTGCCGAGGCTCCGCACCTGGTGCGCGTGGACGCGGCCCGAGCGCTACGGCCCCTGCGGCCCTTCTGGAGGAGCACCGGCTTCTG TCCCCCACTGCCGCACAGCCAAGCTGACCAGTATGACCTCAGCTGGGACCAGCAGCTCAACCTGGCCTACGTGGGTGCTGTCCCTCACGGTGGCATCCAGCAGGTTCGGACCCACTGGATGCTGGACCTCGTCACGGCCAG GCGGTCAGCTGGGCATGGCCTGAGCTACAACTTCACTCACCTGGACCGGTACCTGGACCTTCTCAGGGAGAATCAGCTCCTCCCGG CTAGGTATGGACTCAAGCATGTTTCCAAGTGGAATTTTGAGACATGGAATGAGCCGGACCACCACGACTTTGACAACGTCTCCATGACTTTGCAAG GCTTCTTGAACTACTACGATGCCTGCTCTGAGGGTCTGCGTGCTGCCAGCCCGGCTCTGCGCCTGGGTGGCCCTGGGGACTCCTTCCACCCACCACCGGGCTCCCCACTGTGCTGGGGCCTCCTGGGACACTGTCACAATGGCACAAACTTCTTCACCGGGGAGGTGGGCGTGCGGCTGGACTACATCTCCCTCCACAAGAAG GGCGCAGGCAGCTCCATCCGcatcctggagcaggaggtggcaGTCGTGGGGCAGATACAGCGGCTCTTCCCCAAGTTCACTGACACCCCCATTTACAATGATGAGGCGGACCCACTGGTGGGCTGGTCCCTGCCGCAGCCCTGGAGGGCCGACGTGACCTACGCTGCCATGGTCGTGAAG GTCATCGCACAGCACCAGAACCTGCTGGTGGCCAACACCAGCTCCGCCGTGCGCTACGCGCTCCTGAGCAATGACAACGCCTTCCTGAGTTACCACCCGCACCCCTTCTCACAGCGCACGCTCACCGCACGCTTCCAGGTCAACAACACGCGCCCACCGCACGTGCAGCTGCTGCGCAAGCCAGTGCTCACAGCCATGGCACTGCTGGCCCTGCTTG ACGGCGAGCAGCTCTGGGCCGAGGTGTCTCAGGCCGGGATGGTGCTGGACAGCAACCACACGGTGGGCGTCCTGGCCAGCACTCACCGCCCAACTGGCCCCGCTGACACCTGGCGTGCCACGGTATTGGTCTATGCGAGCAATGACACCCATGCCCACCCCAACCGCAGCGTCACCTTGACGCTGCGCCTGCACGGGGTGCCCCCCGGCCCAG CATCTGGCTCTGCAGGGCTCGTCTTTGTAACATTCTACATGGACAACTGGTCCTGCAGCCCCCACCGCGAGTGGCAGCGCCTCGGCAGGCCGGTCTTCCCCTCTGTGGAGCAGTTCCAGCGCATGCGCGCGGCTGAG GACCCGGTGGCCGTGACGCCGCGCCCCTTCCCCACCAGTGGCCAGCTGACCCTGAGTCCCGAGCTTCCCCTGCCCTCACTCCTGCTGGTGCACGTGTGTGCGCGCCCTCAGGAGCCCCCAGGCCAG GTGACTCGGCTCCGTGCTCTGCCCTTGACCCGTGGGCAGCTGCTTTTGGTCTGGTCGGATGTGCGTGTGGGCTCCAA GTGCCTGTGGACCTATGAGATCCAGTTCTCCCCGGATGGTGGGGCCTACGCGCCCATCAGCAGGAAGCCTTCGACCTTTAACCTCTTCGTGTTCAGCCCAG ACGGGGCTGTCGTCTCTGGCTCCTACCGGGTTCGTGCGGTGGACTACTGGGCCCGGCCAGGCCCCTTCTCGAGTTCTGTGCAGTATCTGGAGGTCCCGGCACCCTGA
- the IDUA gene encoding alpha-L-iduronidase isoform X4: MRPPRPRAALLPLLVALLAASPAAAEAPHLVRVDAARALRPLRPFWRSTGFCPPLPHSQADQYDLSWDQQLNLAYVGAVPHGGIQQVRTHWMLDLVTARRSAGHGLSYNFTHLDRYLDLLRENQLLPGFELMGSPSGHFIDFEDKQQVFEWKNLVSLLARRYIARYGLKHVSKWNFETWNEPDHHDFDNVSMTLQGFLNYYDACSEGLRAASPALRLGGPGDSFHPPPGSPLCWGLLGHCHNGTNFFTGEVGVRLDYISLHKKGAGSSIRILEQEVAVVGQIQRLFPKFTDTPIYNDEADPLVGWSLPQPWRADVTYAAMVVKVIAQHQNLLVANTSSAVRYALLSNDNAFLSYHPHPFSQRTLTARFQVNNTRPPHVQLLRKPVLTAMALLALLDGEQLWAEVSQAGMVLDSNHTVGVLASTHRPTGPADTWRATVLVYASNDTHAHPNRSVTLTLRLHGVPPGPGPGGRDAAPLPHQWPADPESRASPALTPAGARVCAPSGAPRPGDSAPCSALDPWAAAFGLVGCACGLQVRACGPMRSSSPRMVGPTRPSAGSLRPLTSSCSAQTGLSSLAPTGFVRWTTGPGQAPSRVLCSIWRSRHPEGHCCPAMSLC, encoded by the exons ATgcgccccccgcgcccccgcgcCGCGCTGCTTCCGCTCCTGGTCGCGCTTCTGGCCGCGTCTCCAGCGGCTGCCGAGGCTCCGCACCTGGTGCGCGTGGACGCGGCCCGAGCGCTACGGCCCCTGCGGCCCTTCTGGAGGAGCACCGGCTTCTG TCCCCCACTGCCGCACAGCCAAGCTGACCAGTATGACCTCAGCTGGGACCAGCAGCTCAACCTGGCCTACGTGGGTGCTGTCCCTCACGGTGGCATCCAGCAGGTTCGGACCCACTGGATGCTGGACCTCGTCACGGCCAG GCGGTCAGCTGGGCATGGCCTGAGCTACAACTTCACTCACCTGGACCGGTACCTGGACCTTCTCAGGGAGAATCAGCTCCTCCCGG GCTTTGAGCTGATGGGCAGCCCCTCCGGACACTTCATTGACTTTGAGGACAAGCAGCAGGTGTTTGAGTGGAAGAACCTGGTCTCCCTCCTGGCCAGGAGATACATCG CTAGGTATGGACTCAAGCATGTTTCCAAGTGGAATTTTGAGACATGGAATGAGCCGGACCACCACGACTTTGACAACGTCTCCATGACTTTGCAAG GCTTCTTGAACTACTACGATGCCTGCTCTGAGGGTCTGCGTGCTGCCAGCCCGGCTCTGCGCCTGGGTGGCCCTGGGGACTCCTTCCACCCACCACCGGGCTCCCCACTGTGCTGGGGCCTCCTGGGACACTGTCACAATGGCACAAACTTCTTCACCGGGGAGGTGGGCGTGCGGCTGGACTACATCTCCCTCCACAAGAAG GGCGCAGGCAGCTCCATCCGcatcctggagcaggaggtggcaGTCGTGGGGCAGATACAGCGGCTCTTCCCCAAGTTCACTGACACCCCCATTTACAATGATGAGGCGGACCCACTGGTGGGCTGGTCCCTGCCGCAGCCCTGGAGGGCCGACGTGACCTACGCTGCCATGGTCGTGAAG GTCATCGCACAGCACCAGAACCTGCTGGTGGCCAACACCAGCTCCGCCGTGCGCTACGCGCTCCTGAGCAATGACAACGCCTTCCTGAGTTACCACCCGCACCCCTTCTCACAGCGCACGCTCACCGCACGCTTCCAGGTCAACAACACGCGCCCACCGCACGTGCAGCTGCTGCGCAAGCCAGTGCTCACAGCCATGGCACTGCTGGCCCTGCTTG ACGGCGAGCAGCTCTGGGCCGAGGTGTCTCAGGCCGGGATGGTGCTGGACAGCAACCACACGGTGGGCGTCCTGGCCAGCACTCACCGCCCAACTGGCCCCGCTGACACCTGGCGTGCCACGGTATTGGTCTATGCGAGCAATGACACCCATGCCCACCCCAACCGCAGCGTCACCTTGACGCTGCGCCTGCACGGGGTGCCCCCCGGCCCAG GACCCGGTGGCCGTGACGCCGCGCCCCTTCCCCACCAGTGGCCAGCTGACCCTGAGTCCCGAGCTTCCCCTGCCCTCACTCCTGCTGGTGCACGTGTGTGCGCGCCCTCAGGAGCCCCCAGGCCAG GTGACTCGGCTCCGTGCTCTGCCCTTGACCCGTGGGCAGCTGCTTTTGGTCTGGTCGGATGTGCGTGTGGGCTCCAAGTGC GTGCCTGTGGACCTATGAGATCCAGTTCTCCCCGGATGGTGGGGCCTACGCGCCCATCAGCAGGAAGCCTTCGACCTTTAACCTCTTCGTGTTCAGCCCAG ACGGGGCTGTCGTCTCTGGCTCCTACCGGGTTCGTGCGGTGGACTACTGGGCCCGGCCAGGCCCCTTCTCGAGTTCTGTGCAGTATCTGGAGGTCCCGGCACCCTGAGGGCCACTGCTGCCCGGCGATGAGCCTGTGCTGA
- the IDUA gene encoding alpha-L-iduronidase isoform X13, giving the protein MRPPRPRAALLPLLVALLAASPAAAEAPHLVRVDAARALRPLRPFWRSTGFCPPLPHSQADQYDLSWDQQLNLAYVGAVPHGGIQQVRTHWMLDLVTARRSAGHGLSYNFTHLDRYLDLLRENQLLPGFELMGSPSGHFIDFEDKQQVFEWKNLVSLLARRYIARYGLKHVSKWNFETWNEPDHHDFDNVSMTLQGFLNYYDACSEGLRAASPALRLGGPGDSFHPPPGSPLCWGLLGHCHNGTNFFTGEVGVRLDYISLHKKRTLTARFQVNNTRPPHVQLLRKPVLTAMALLALLDGEQLWAEVSQAGMVLDSNHTVGVLASTHRPTGPADTWRATVLVYASNDTHAHPNRSVTLTLRLHGVPPGPASGSAGLVFVTFYMDNWSCSPHREWQRLGRPVFPSVEQFQRMRAAEDPVAVTPRPFPTSGQLTLSPELPLPSLLLVHVCARPQEPPGQVTRLRALPLTRGQLLLVWSDVRVGSKCLWTYEIQFSPDGGAYAPISRKPSTFNLFVFSPDGAVVSGSYRVRAVDYWARPGPFSSSVQYLEVPAP; this is encoded by the exons ATgcgccccccgcgcccccgcgcCGCGCTGCTTCCGCTCCTGGTCGCGCTTCTGGCCGCGTCTCCAGCGGCTGCCGAGGCTCCGCACCTGGTGCGCGTGGACGCGGCCCGAGCGCTACGGCCCCTGCGGCCCTTCTGGAGGAGCACCGGCTTCTG TCCCCCACTGCCGCACAGCCAAGCTGACCAGTATGACCTCAGCTGGGACCAGCAGCTCAACCTGGCCTACGTGGGTGCTGTCCCTCACGGTGGCATCCAGCAGGTTCGGACCCACTGGATGCTGGACCTCGTCACGGCCAG GCGGTCAGCTGGGCATGGCCTGAGCTACAACTTCACTCACCTGGACCGGTACCTGGACCTTCTCAGGGAGAATCAGCTCCTCCCGG GCTTTGAGCTGATGGGCAGCCCCTCCGGACACTTCATTGACTTTGAGGACAAGCAGCAGGTGTTTGAGTGGAAGAACCTGGTCTCCCTCCTGGCCAGGAGATACATCG CTAGGTATGGACTCAAGCATGTTTCCAAGTGGAATTTTGAGACATGGAATGAGCCGGACCACCACGACTTTGACAACGTCTCCATGACTTTGCAAG GCTTCTTGAACTACTACGATGCCTGCTCTGAGGGTCTGCGTGCTGCCAGCCCGGCTCTGCGCCTGGGTGGCCCTGGGGACTCCTTCCACCCACCACCGGGCTCCCCACTGTGCTGGGGCCTCCTGGGACACTGTCACAATGGCACAAACTTCTTCACCGGGGAGGTGGGCGTGCGGCTGGACTACATCTCCCTCCACAAGAAG CGCACGCTCACCGCACGCTTCCAGGTCAACAACACGCGCCCACCGCACGTGCAGCTGCTGCGCAAGCCAGTGCTCACAGCCATGGCACTGCTGGCCCTGCTTG ACGGCGAGCAGCTCTGGGCCGAGGTGTCTCAGGCCGGGATGGTGCTGGACAGCAACCACACGGTGGGCGTCCTGGCCAGCACTCACCGCCCAACTGGCCCCGCTGACACCTGGCGTGCCACGGTATTGGTCTATGCGAGCAATGACACCCATGCCCACCCCAACCGCAGCGTCACCTTGACGCTGCGCCTGCACGGGGTGCCCCCCGGCCCAG CATCTGGCTCTGCAGGGCTCGTCTTTGTAACATTCTACATGGACAACTGGTCCTGCAGCCCCCACCGCGAGTGGCAGCGCCTCGGCAGGCCGGTCTTCCCCTCTGTGGAGCAGTTCCAGCGCATGCGCGCGGCTGAG GACCCGGTGGCCGTGACGCCGCGCCCCTTCCCCACCAGTGGCCAGCTGACCCTGAGTCCCGAGCTTCCCCTGCCCTCACTCCTGCTGGTGCACGTGTGTGCGCGCCCTCAGGAGCCCCCAGGCCAG GTGACTCGGCTCCGTGCTCTGCCCTTGACCCGTGGGCAGCTGCTTTTGGTCTGGTCGGATGTGCGTGTGGGCTCCAA GTGCCTGTGGACCTATGAGATCCAGTTCTCCCCGGATGGTGGGGCCTACGCGCCCATCAGCAGGAAGCCTTCGACCTTTAACCTCTTCGTGTTCAGCCCAG ACGGGGCTGTCGTCTCTGGCTCCTACCGGGTTCGTGCGGTGGACTACTGGGCCCGGCCAGGCCCCTTCTCGAGTTCTGTGCAGTATCTGGAGGTCCCGGCACCCTGA
- the IDUA gene encoding alpha-L-iduronidase isoform X7 — protein MRPPRPRAALLPLLVALLAASPAAAEAPHLVRVDAARALRPLRPFWRSTGFCPPLPHSQADQYDLSWDQQLNLAYVGAVPHGGIQQVRTHWMLDLVTARRSAGHGLSYNFTHLDRYLDLLRENQLLPGFELMGSPSGHFIDFEDKQQVFEWKNLVSLLARRYIARYGLKHVSKWNFETWNEPDHHDFDNVSMTLQGFLNYYDACSEGLRAASPALRLGGPGDSFHPPPGSPLCWGLLGHCHNGTNFFTGEVGVRLDYISLHKKGAGSSIRILEQEVAVVGQIQRLFPKFTDTPIYNDEADPLVGWSLPQPWRADVTYAAMVVKRTLTARFQVNNTRPPHVQLLRKPVLTAMALLALLDGEQLWAEVSQAGMVLDSNHTVGVLASTHRPTGPADTWRATVLVYASNDTHAHPNRSVTLTLRLHGVPPGPASGSAGLVFVTFYMDNWSCSPHREWQRLGRPVFPSVEQFQRMRAAEDPVAVTPRPFPTSGQLTLSPELPLPSLLLVHVCARPQEPPGQVTRLRALPLTRGQLLLVWSDVRVGSKCLWTYEIQFSPDGGAYAPISRKPSTFNLFVFSPDGAVVSGSYRVRAVDYWARPGPFSSSVQYLEVPAP, from the exons ATgcgccccccgcgcccccgcgcCGCGCTGCTTCCGCTCCTGGTCGCGCTTCTGGCCGCGTCTCCAGCGGCTGCCGAGGCTCCGCACCTGGTGCGCGTGGACGCGGCCCGAGCGCTACGGCCCCTGCGGCCCTTCTGGAGGAGCACCGGCTTCTG TCCCCCACTGCCGCACAGCCAAGCTGACCAGTATGACCTCAGCTGGGACCAGCAGCTCAACCTGGCCTACGTGGGTGCTGTCCCTCACGGTGGCATCCAGCAGGTTCGGACCCACTGGATGCTGGACCTCGTCACGGCCAG GCGGTCAGCTGGGCATGGCCTGAGCTACAACTTCACTCACCTGGACCGGTACCTGGACCTTCTCAGGGAGAATCAGCTCCTCCCGG GCTTTGAGCTGATGGGCAGCCCCTCCGGACACTTCATTGACTTTGAGGACAAGCAGCAGGTGTTTGAGTGGAAGAACCTGGTCTCCCTCCTGGCCAGGAGATACATCG CTAGGTATGGACTCAAGCATGTTTCCAAGTGGAATTTTGAGACATGGAATGAGCCGGACCACCACGACTTTGACAACGTCTCCATGACTTTGCAAG GCTTCTTGAACTACTACGATGCCTGCTCTGAGGGTCTGCGTGCTGCCAGCCCGGCTCTGCGCCTGGGTGGCCCTGGGGACTCCTTCCACCCACCACCGGGCTCCCCACTGTGCTGGGGCCTCCTGGGACACTGTCACAATGGCACAAACTTCTTCACCGGGGAGGTGGGCGTGCGGCTGGACTACATCTCCCTCCACAAGAAG GGCGCAGGCAGCTCCATCCGcatcctggagcaggaggtggcaGTCGTGGGGCAGATACAGCGGCTCTTCCCCAAGTTCACTGACACCCCCATTTACAATGATGAGGCGGACCCACTGGTGGGCTGGTCCCTGCCGCAGCCCTGGAGGGCCGACGTGACCTACGCTGCCATGGTCGTGAAG CGCACGCTCACCGCACGCTTCCAGGTCAACAACACGCGCCCACCGCACGTGCAGCTGCTGCGCAAGCCAGTGCTCACAGCCATGGCACTGCTGGCCCTGCTTG ACGGCGAGCAGCTCTGGGCCGAGGTGTCTCAGGCCGGGATGGTGCTGGACAGCAACCACACGGTGGGCGTCCTGGCCAGCACTCACCGCCCAACTGGCCCCGCTGACACCTGGCGTGCCACGGTATTGGTCTATGCGAGCAATGACACCCATGCCCACCCCAACCGCAGCGTCACCTTGACGCTGCGCCTGCACGGGGTGCCCCCCGGCCCAG CATCTGGCTCTGCAGGGCTCGTCTTTGTAACATTCTACATGGACAACTGGTCCTGCAGCCCCCACCGCGAGTGGCAGCGCCTCGGCAGGCCGGTCTTCCCCTCTGTGGAGCAGTTCCAGCGCATGCGCGCGGCTGAG GACCCGGTGGCCGTGACGCCGCGCCCCTTCCCCACCAGTGGCCAGCTGACCCTGAGTCCCGAGCTTCCCCTGCCCTCACTCCTGCTGGTGCACGTGTGTGCGCGCCCTCAGGAGCCCCCAGGCCAG GTGACTCGGCTCCGTGCTCTGCCCTTGACCCGTGGGCAGCTGCTTTTGGTCTGGTCGGATGTGCGTGTGGGCTCCAA GTGCCTGTGGACCTATGAGATCCAGTTCTCCCCGGATGGTGGGGCCTACGCGCCCATCAGCAGGAAGCCTTCGACCTTTAACCTCTTCGTGTTCAGCCCAG ACGGGGCTGTCGTCTCTGGCTCCTACCGGGTTCGTGCGGTGGACTACTGGGCCCGGCCAGGCCCCTTCTCGAGTTCTGTGCAGTATCTGGAGGTCCCGGCACCCTGA
- the IDUA gene encoding alpha-L-iduronidase isoform X5, translating into MRPPRPRAALLPLLVALLAASPAAAEAPHLVRVDAARALRPLRPFWRSTGFCPPLPHSQADQYDLSWDQQLNLAYVGAVPHGGIQQVRTHWMLDLVTARRSAGHGLSYNFTHLDRYLDLLRENQLLPGFELMGSPSGHFIDFEDKQQVFEWKNLVSLLARRYIARYGLKHVSKWNFETWNEPDHHDFDNVSMTLQGFLNYYDACSEGLRAASPALRLGGPGDSFHPPPGSPLCWGLLGHCHNGTNFFTGEVGVRLDYISLHKKADPLVGWSLPQPWRADVTYAAMVVKVIAQHQNLLVANTSSAVRYALLSNDNAFLSYHPHPFSQRTLTARFQVNNTRPPHVQLLRKPVLTAMALLALLDGEQLWAEVSQAGMVLDSNHTVGVLASTHRPTGPADTWRATVLVYASNDTHAHPNRSVTLTLRLHGVPPGPASGSAGLVFVTFYMDNWSCSPHREWQRLGRPVFPSVEQFQRMRAAEDPVAVTPRPFPTSGQLTLSPELPLPSLLLVHVCARPQEPPGQVTRLRALPLTRGQLLLVWSDVRVGSKCLWTYEIQFSPDGGAYAPISRKPSTFNLFVFSPDGAVVSGSYRVRAVDYWARPGPFSSSVQYLEVPAP; encoded by the exons ATgcgccccccgcgcccccgcgcCGCGCTGCTTCCGCTCCTGGTCGCGCTTCTGGCCGCGTCTCCAGCGGCTGCCGAGGCTCCGCACCTGGTGCGCGTGGACGCGGCCCGAGCGCTACGGCCCCTGCGGCCCTTCTGGAGGAGCACCGGCTTCTG TCCCCCACTGCCGCACAGCCAAGCTGACCAGTATGACCTCAGCTGGGACCAGCAGCTCAACCTGGCCTACGTGGGTGCTGTCCCTCACGGTGGCATCCAGCAGGTTCGGACCCACTGGATGCTGGACCTCGTCACGGCCAG GCGGTCAGCTGGGCATGGCCTGAGCTACAACTTCACTCACCTGGACCGGTACCTGGACCTTCTCAGGGAGAATCAGCTCCTCCCGG GCTTTGAGCTGATGGGCAGCCCCTCCGGACACTTCATTGACTTTGAGGACAAGCAGCAGGTGTTTGAGTGGAAGAACCTGGTCTCCCTCCTGGCCAGGAGATACATCG CTAGGTATGGACTCAAGCATGTTTCCAAGTGGAATTTTGAGACATGGAATGAGCCGGACCACCACGACTTTGACAACGTCTCCATGACTTTGCAAG GCTTCTTGAACTACTACGATGCCTGCTCTGAGGGTCTGCGTGCTGCCAGCCCGGCTCTGCGCCTGGGTGGCCCTGGGGACTCCTTCCACCCACCACCGGGCTCCCCACTGTGCTGGGGCCTCCTGGGACACTGTCACAATGGCACAAACTTCTTCACCGGGGAGGTGGGCGTGCGGCTGGACTACATCTCCCTCCACAAGAAG GCGGACCCACTGGTGGGCTGGTCCCTGCCGCAGCCCTGGAGGGCCGACGTGACCTACGCTGCCATGGTCGTGAAG GTCATCGCACAGCACCAGAACCTGCTGGTGGCCAACACCAGCTCCGCCGTGCGCTACGCGCTCCTGAGCAATGACAACGCCTTCCTGAGTTACCACCCGCACCCCTTCTCACAGCGCACGCTCACCGCACGCTTCCAGGTCAACAACACGCGCCCACCGCACGTGCAGCTGCTGCGCAAGCCAGTGCTCACAGCCATGGCACTGCTGGCCCTGCTTG ACGGCGAGCAGCTCTGGGCCGAGGTGTCTCAGGCCGGGATGGTGCTGGACAGCAACCACACGGTGGGCGTCCTGGCCAGCACTCACCGCCCAACTGGCCCCGCTGACACCTGGCGTGCCACGGTATTGGTCTATGCGAGCAATGACACCCATGCCCACCCCAACCGCAGCGTCACCTTGACGCTGCGCCTGCACGGGGTGCCCCCCGGCCCAG CATCTGGCTCTGCAGGGCTCGTCTTTGTAACATTCTACATGGACAACTGGTCCTGCAGCCCCCACCGCGAGTGGCAGCGCCTCGGCAGGCCGGTCTTCCCCTCTGTGGAGCAGTTCCAGCGCATGCGCGCGGCTGAG GACCCGGTGGCCGTGACGCCGCGCCCCTTCCCCACCAGTGGCCAGCTGACCCTGAGTCCCGAGCTTCCCCTGCCCTCACTCCTGCTGGTGCACGTGTGTGCGCGCCCTCAGGAGCCCCCAGGCCAG GTGACTCGGCTCCGTGCTCTGCCCTTGACCCGTGGGCAGCTGCTTTTGGTCTGGTCGGATGTGCGTGTGGGCTCCAA GTGCCTGTGGACCTATGAGATCCAGTTCTCCCCGGATGGTGGGGCCTACGCGCCCATCAGCAGGAAGCCTTCGACCTTTAACCTCTTCGTGTTCAGCCCAG ACGGGGCTGTCGTCTCTGGCTCCTACCGGGTTCGTGCGGTGGACTACTGGGCCCGGCCAGGCCCCTTCTCGAGTTCTGTGCAGTATCTGGAGGTCCCGGCACCCTGA
- the IDUA gene encoding alpha-L-iduronidase isoform X8, whose translation MRPPRPRAALLPLLVALLAASPAAAEAPHLVRVDAARALRPLRPFWRSTGFCPPLPHSQADQYDLSWDQQLNLAYVGAVPHGGIQQVRTHWMLDLVTARRSAGHGLSYNFTHLDRYLDLLRENQLLPGFELMGSPSGHFIDFEDKQQVFEWKNLVSLLARRYIARYGLKHVSKWNFETWNEPDHHDFDNVSMTLQGFLNYYDACSEGLRAASPALRLGGPGDSFHPPPGSPLCWGLLGHCHNGTNFFTGEVGVRLDYISLHKKGAGSSIRILEQEVAVVGQIQRLFPKFTDTPIYNDEADPLVGWSLPQPWRADVTYAAMVVKVIAQHQNLLVANTSSAVRYALLSNDNAFLSYHPHPFSQRTLTARFQVNNTRPPHVQLLRKPVLTAMALLALLDGEQLWAEVSQAGMVLDSNHTVGVLASTHRPTGPADTWRATVLVYASNDTHAHPNRSVTLTLRLHGVPPGPASGSAGLVFVTFYMDNWSCSPHREWQRLGRPVFPSVEQFQRMRAAEVTRLRALPLTRGQLLLVWSDVRVGSKCLWTYEIQFSPDGGAYAPISRKPSTFNLFVFSPDGAVVSGSYRVRAVDYWARPGPFSSSVQYLEVPAP comes from the exons ATgcgccccccgcgcccccgcgcCGCGCTGCTTCCGCTCCTGGTCGCGCTTCTGGCCGCGTCTCCAGCGGCTGCCGAGGCTCCGCACCTGGTGCGCGTGGACGCGGCCCGAGCGCTACGGCCCCTGCGGCCCTTCTGGAGGAGCACCGGCTTCTG TCCCCCACTGCCGCACAGCCAAGCTGACCAGTATGACCTCAGCTGGGACCAGCAGCTCAACCTGGCCTACGTGGGTGCTGTCCCTCACGGTGGCATCCAGCAGGTTCGGACCCACTGGATGCTGGACCTCGTCACGGCCAG GCGGTCAGCTGGGCATGGCCTGAGCTACAACTTCACTCACCTGGACCGGTACCTGGACCTTCTCAGGGAGAATCAGCTCCTCCCGG GCTTTGAGCTGATGGGCAGCCCCTCCGGACACTTCATTGACTTTGAGGACAAGCAGCAGGTGTTTGAGTGGAAGAACCTGGTCTCCCTCCTGGCCAGGAGATACATCG CTAGGTATGGACTCAAGCATGTTTCCAAGTGGAATTTTGAGACATGGAATGAGCCGGACCACCACGACTTTGACAACGTCTCCATGACTTTGCAAG GCTTCTTGAACTACTACGATGCCTGCTCTGAGGGTCTGCGTGCTGCCAGCCCGGCTCTGCGCCTGGGTGGCCCTGGGGACTCCTTCCACCCACCACCGGGCTCCCCACTGTGCTGGGGCCTCCTGGGACACTGTCACAATGGCACAAACTTCTTCACCGGGGAGGTGGGCGTGCGGCTGGACTACATCTCCCTCCACAAGAAG GGCGCAGGCAGCTCCATCCGcatcctggagcaggaggtggcaGTCGTGGGGCAGATACAGCGGCTCTTCCCCAAGTTCACTGACACCCCCATTTACAATGATGAGGCGGACCCACTGGTGGGCTGGTCCCTGCCGCAGCCCTGGAGGGCCGACGTGACCTACGCTGCCATGGTCGTGAAG GTCATCGCACAGCACCAGAACCTGCTGGTGGCCAACACCAGCTCCGCCGTGCGCTACGCGCTCCTGAGCAATGACAACGCCTTCCTGAGTTACCACCCGCACCCCTTCTCACAGCGCACGCTCACCGCACGCTTCCAGGTCAACAACACGCGCCCACCGCACGTGCAGCTGCTGCGCAAGCCAGTGCTCACAGCCATGGCACTGCTGGCCCTGCTTG ACGGCGAGCAGCTCTGGGCCGAGGTGTCTCAGGCCGGGATGGTGCTGGACAGCAACCACACGGTGGGCGTCCTGGCCAGCACTCACCGCCCAACTGGCCCCGCTGACACCTGGCGTGCCACGGTATTGGTCTATGCGAGCAATGACACCCATGCCCACCCCAACCGCAGCGTCACCTTGACGCTGCGCCTGCACGGGGTGCCCCCCGGCCCAG CATCTGGCTCTGCAGGGCTCGTCTTTGTAACATTCTACATGGACAACTGGTCCTGCAGCCCCCACCGCGAGTGGCAGCGCCTCGGCAGGCCGGTCTTCCCCTCTGTGGAGCAGTTCCAGCGCATGCGCGCGGCTGAG GTGACTCGGCTCCGTGCTCTGCCCTTGACCCGTGGGCAGCTGCTTTTGGTCTGGTCGGATGTGCGTGTGGGCTCCAA GTGCCTGTGGACCTATGAGATCCAGTTCTCCCCGGATGGTGGGGCCTACGCGCCCATCAGCAGGAAGCCTTCGACCTTTAACCTCTTCGTGTTCAGCCCAG ACGGGGCTGTCGTCTCTGGCTCCTACCGGGTTCGTGCGGTGGACTACTGGGCCCGGCCAGGCCCCTTCTCGAGTTCTGTGCAGTATCTGGAGGTCCCGGCACCCTGA